AAGGCGTTGCTCATCACCACAGACAGCCGTGATTTCAAGATCAAGGCTTGATCGCCCCAACCGTTTCGGCACCAGCCGAAATTCAAGCATCTCGCCAAGGCGGCTTGGCGCGGTAAAACTGATCTGAAGCCCTGCGGTCGGCACCGCCACCTCGTCAACCCCATGCATCTGCGCAAAGCTGAACCCGATCCGGGCCTCGAACCATTCTTCGACCGTCGCATTGATCATTTCGAAATAGCGCGGATAAAAAACGATCCCCGCCGGGTCGCAATGCTGAAACAGCACTTTCTGGGCATAGGTAAACATTGTCATCTCACACCCCCAGATACCGGTCGGCAAGCTCGTCACTCAGATCACCGACCGCCCCGGTCCATGCGGTAACGCCCTTTTCGACCACCACATAACGGTCCGCAACGCCGGATAATTCTTTAAGCGACTTATCGACGACAAGGATCGAAAGACCCGATTGCTTCAACCGGTTGATCGCAGCCCAAATCTCTTGGCGCACCACCGGTGCCAGGCCTTCTGTTGCTTCGTCAAGGATCAAAAGCCGTGGGTTGGTCATCAATGCCCGCCCGATGGCCAGCATCTGCTGCTCCCCACCCGAAAGCGTCATCGCTTTCTGATCGCGCCGCTCGGCAAGCCGTGGGAAAAGGTCCGCCACCCGGTCAAAATCCCATTCACCGGCCCGCGCTGCCGCCATCAGGTTTTCCATCACGCTTAACCGGGCAAAGCACCGCCGCCCTTCGGGGACAAGCCCGATGCCAAGCCGTGCGGCCTTGTGCGATGGC
The Thalassospira xiamenensis M-5 = DSM 17429 DNA segment above includes these coding regions:
- a CDS encoding ABC transporter ATP-binding protein — translated: MSALLEVSGITAFYGASQALFGVDLIVNEGEAVALMGRNGMGKTTTIKTICRMMSHRDGEVRFADTDLAKLPSHKAARLGIGLVPEGRRCFARLSVMENLMAAARAGEWDFDRVADLFPRLAERRDQKAMTLSGGEQQMLAIGRALMTNPRLLILDEATEGLAPVVRQEIWAAINRLKQSGLSILVVDKSLKELSGVADRYVVVEKGVTAWTGAVGDLSDELADRYLGV
- a CDS encoding acyl-CoA thioesterase; protein product: MTMFTYAQKVLFQHCDPAGIVFYPRYFEMINATVEEWFEARIGFSFAQMHGVDEVAVPTAGLQISFTAPSRLGEMLEFRLVPKRLGRSSLDLEITAVCGDEQRLSMTATLVFTRRGAGKSVPWPDDLRAKIDNEINEMVEKDA